A window of Polaribacter litorisediminis contains these coding sequences:
- a CDS encoding DUF6095 family protein: MSTDVNLLGKALIKLGFLLLLFIASPVLLTMSFKAIDKFNEAPNLYFAYVFVVFSILLLIFTIYYAFKTFKTLQDAFFNDDKKING; encoded by the coding sequence ATGAGTACAGATGTAAATTTATTGGGAAAAGCCTTGATTAAACTTGGCTTTCTTTTATTATTATTTATTGCTTCGCCAGTTTTATTAACAATGAGTTTTAAAGCTATTGATAAATTTAATGAAGCTCCAAACCTATATTTTGCATATGTATTTGTTGTGTTTAGTATTTTACTCTTGATTTTTACAATTTATTACGCTTTTAAAACTTTTAAAACTTTGCAAGACGCTTTTTTTAATGACGATAAGAAAATTAATGGTTAG
- the murQ gene encoding N-acetylmuramic acid 6-phosphate etherase: MTFIKTTEQDSKYNHLEMMSVSSLLRNINHEDKEVPMAVQKSLPQIIKLTEQIIAKLKNGGRLFYIGAGTSGRLGILDASECPPTFGVSHELVIGLIAGGDNAIRKAVEFAEDSKTQGWLDLQKHKISDKDVVVGIAASGTTPYVISALEKCNEHHIITGAISCNTNSPLSAASQFPIEVIVGPEFITGSSRMKAGTAQKLVLNMISTATMVQLGKIKGNKMVDMQLSNDKLVDRGEKMLVNELHIDQKTASDLLKEFGSVREAIKNYQK, translated from the coding sequence ATGACTTTTATAAAAACAACAGAACAAGATTCTAAATACAATCATCTAGAAATGATGTCTGTATCTTCATTATTAAGAAATATAAATCATGAAGACAAGGAAGTGCCTATGGCAGTTCAAAAATCTTTACCACAAATAATAAAATTAACGGAACAAATTATCGCTAAACTTAAAAACGGCGGAAGACTTTTTTATATTGGTGCTGGTACTTCGGGTAGATTGGGTATTTTAGATGCTTCTGAATGTCCACCAACATTTGGCGTTTCTCATGAATTAGTCATCGGATTAATAGCAGGAGGCGATAATGCCATTAGAAAAGCCGTTGAATTCGCTGAAGATTCTAAAACACAAGGTTGGTTAGATTTACAAAAACATAAAATATCAGATAAAGATGTGGTGGTTGGTATTGCTGCTTCAGGCACAACCCCTTATGTAATTTCTGCGTTAGAAAAATGTAATGAACATCATATAATTACGGGTGCTATTTCTTGCAATACCAATAGTCCGTTATCTGCCGCTTCGCAATTTCCTATTGAAGTAATTGTAGGACCAGAATTTATAACAGGAAGCTCTAGAATGAAAGCAGGAACCGCACAAAAACTCGTTTTAAACATGATTTCTACCGCAACCATGGTTCAGCTTGGTAAAATAAAAGGCAATAAAATGGTTGATATGCAATTATCTAATGATAAATTGGTAGATAGAGGAGAAAAAATGTTAGTTAATGAGCTTCATATCGACCAAAAGACGGCAAGCGACTTGTTAAAAGAGTTTGGAAGTGTTAGAGAAGCTATAAAAAATTATCAAAAATGA
- a CDS encoding OmpP1/FadL family transporter: MKKYFLKCAFLFLSAVVYGQTGHIMQGVGAVNMSMGGASTAQPLDISGALQWNPATISTFDRKIIDFNIGFFSSSPELSSSLPAGMLGPGAPGVSGVTEDDRGISLMPAIAMVWGKEDSKHTFGVSAFGISGFGVTFPEEANNPMSSAFNPLENSNPVNYPQAARGFGHVESDYMLLQVGFTWSYEITETFSIGVQPTFNYAALELAPSPLSSPSQTLGYPTSDKASSLGFGAQFGMFYNSPKGFKLGASYKTAQSFSDLEFKNTYLNGTSAPDTAFNMDYPAILSFGLGYSKGDFDFAIDYRMVDYENTDGFADNGWEIATSGPGANFPTGAVKGFGWENINIISIGLQYKGIEKLPLRIGYTNSSNPIANELAFFSIPATAVIANAFQFGFSYPLTDSLMLNGVYHYGTSDGKTEGSMLDPTPDVMGGPWNANTNPLGAIPGSMIGYEMTTSMIQFGVSYTFKQ, encoded by the coding sequence ATGAAAAAATATTTTTTAAAATGTGCATTTTTATTTCTTTCAGCAGTAGTTTATGGACAAACTGGTCATATTATGCAAGGTGTAGGAGCTGTAAACATGTCTATGGGAGGTGCATCAACAGCGCAGCCGCTAGATATTTCTGGAGCGTTGCAATGGAATCCGGCAACGATTTCTACTTTTGATCGTAAAATAATAGATTTTAATATTGGATTTTTTTCTTCTTCGCCAGAATTAAGTTCAAGCCTACCAGCTGGAATGTTAGGCCCTGGAGCACCTGGTGTATCTGGCGTTACAGAAGATGATAGAGGTATTTCTCTTATGCCTGCAATCGCTATGGTTTGGGGAAAAGAAGATAGCAAGCATACTTTTGGTGTCTCTGCTTTTGGTATTAGTGGTTTTGGAGTTACTTTTCCTGAAGAGGCAAACAATCCGATGAGTTCTGCATTTAATCCATTAGAAAACTCAAATCCTGTTAATTATCCTCAGGCGGCCAGAGGTTTTGGTCATGTAGAATCTGATTATATGCTTTTGCAAGTGGGGTTTACGTGGTCTTATGAAATTACTGAAACTTTTTCTATTGGTGTACAACCTACATTTAATTATGCGGCGTTAGAATTGGCTCCTAGTCCGCTATCATCTCCAAGTCAAACTTTGGGATATCCAACTTCTGATAAAGCGAGTTCGCTTGGTTTTGGAGCGCAATTTGGAATGTTTTACAACTCTCCAAAGGGATTTAAGTTAGGAGCATCCTATAAAACTGCACAATCTTTTTCAGATTTAGAGTTTAAGAACACCTATTTAAATGGCACTTCAGCGCCTGATACAGCATTCAATATGGATTATCCGGCAATTTTATCATTTGGTTTAGGATATTCAAAAGGTGATTTTGATTTCGCTATTGATTATAGAATGGTAGATTATGAAAACACTGATGGTTTTGCAGATAATGGATGGGAAATTGCAACAAGTGGTCCTGGCGCAAATTTTCCAACAGGAGCAGTAAAAGGATTTGGATGGGAAAATATCAATATTATTTCAATAGGGTTACAATATAAAGGAATTGAAAAGTTACCTTTAAGAATAGGATATACAAATAGTAGCAATCCTATTGCCAACGAATTGGCATTTTTCTCTATTCCTGCAACGGCTGTCATTGCAAATGCTTTCCAATTTGGCTTTAGTTATCCATTAACGGATAGTTTAATGTTAAATGGTGTATATCATTATGGAACGAGTGATGGTAAAACTGAAGGGAGCATGCTAGATCCTACTCCAGATGTTATGGGAGGTCCTTGGAATGCAAATACCAACCCTTTAGGAGCTATTCCTGGAAGTATGATTGGGTATGAAATGACTACAAGTATGATTCAGTTTGGCGTTTCGTATACCTTTAAACAATAA